Proteins from a genomic interval of Oncorhynchus kisutch isolate 150728-3 linkage group LG28, Okis_V2, whole genome shotgun sequence:
- the LOC109873199 gene encoding uncharacterized protein LOC109873199 has product MDCSETQYYLSGDCHPCLQCGPGQELSEDCGYGSGWSASCIPCSVKTYKEGWGYHNCKFCQSCKRINRHQKSLCTSKSNAICGECLPGFYSKTRMDGLQELECMPCGPSSITEQQCSRSRRVGVGKVWSPEGPAQNAAVITTISFALVTMTIFLSAALFIYFRHTLLKKIFKGCLAPQSTSQSDMECAASPVNVVTLNLEQQIQDSGACDNSTTTADMLARLQSNVDMTVPLGYILLNPDLKTQDQINLLETQPLVRNSTCSNCSSGFVSQISSEPSSISSDVSLTMETPVGPVNSGESEAESFFLPLQSSEGNNASELQDSPPYQHVPVECTELDFHSTAALHSATDPDCSSVSLGITAISEIKDGPSGDGSRGRQLRSPSACPEEQTDSCWSSHQQPCYSSNAMEETLSLLKKCIRIMQGVHLGRLPQALVDTLALKLDPTFPGVQNYQQVALKMGVPHELLKGLCGFDHVFRYLSSCTLLTVPDLLHTFYLLQRLDTLLLLCEYAMQSQTQSQVTGCTFYC; this is encoded by the exons ATGGATTGTTCTGAAACCCAGTACTACTTGAGTGGGGACTGCCACCCTTGTCTGCAATGTGGACCAGGACAAGAGCTGTCAGAG GACTGTGGTTATGGAAGTGGATGGTCGGCTTCTTGCATCCCCTGTAGTGTCAAGACTTATAAAGAGGGCTGGGGTTACCACAACTGCAAATTCTGTCAGTCGTGTAAACGCATAAACAGGCACCAGAAGTCACTGTGCACCTCTAAGAGCAATGCTATCTGTGGGGAGTGCTTGCCAGG ATTCTACAGTAAGACACGGATGGATGGCTTGCAGGAATTGGAGTGCATGCCGTGTGGTCCCTCCTCCATCACTGAGCAGCAGTGCAGCC GAAGCAGAAGAGTTGGTGTGGGAAAAGTCTGGAGCCCAGAAGGCCCAGCCCAAAATGCTGCTGTCATCACCACCATTTCTTTCGCCCTGGTTACCATGACAATCTTCCTCTCAGCTGCCTTGTTTATATACTTCAGACATACCTTACTAAAGAAAATATTTAAAG GATGCCTGGCTCCTCAAAGCACAAGTCAGAGTGACATGGAGTGTGCAGCATCCCCAGTGAACGTGGTCACGCTGAATCTGGAGCAGCAAATCCAGGACTCGG GTGCATGTGATAACTCTACCACCACTGCAGACATGTTGGCCAGACTGCAGTCCAATGTGGACATGACTGTCCCTCTGGGGTACATTCTACTAAACCCTGACCTTAAAACTCAGGACCAAATCAACCTGCTGGAGACCCAGCCCCTGGTGCGTAACTCCACCTGCAGTAACTGCTCCTCTGGGTTTGTCTCTCAGATATCCTCTGAGCCCTCCTCAATCAGCAGTGATGTCTCACTTACAATGGAGACCCCTGTGGGTCCAGTAAACAGTGGGGAGTCTGAGGCAGAGTCCTTTTTCCTGCCCCTGCAGAGCAGTGAGGGTAACAATGCTTCTGAGCTGCAGGATAGCCCTCCCTATCAGCATGTACCAGTGGAGTGCACTGAGCTAGACTTCCACAGCACTGCAGCCCTCCACAGTGCCACAGACCCAGATTGTAGCTCTGTGAGCCTGGGGATTACTGCGATATCTGAGATTAAGGATGGCCCTTCTGGAGACGGGTCAAGAGGAAGACAACTGAGGAGTCCGTCTGCCTGCCCAGAGGAGCAAACTGACAGCTGTTGGAGCAGCCATCAGCAACCCTGCTACAGCAGTAATGCG ATGGAAGAAACACTGAGCCTGCTGAAGAAGTGTATCCGAATCATGCAAG GTGTCCATCTAGGCAGGCTGCCACAGGCCTTGGTGGATACTCTGGCGTTGAAGCTGGACCCAACATTCCCAGGAGTACAGAACTACCAGCAGGTGGCGCTGAAGATGGGCGTACCTCACGAGTTGCTCAAAGGCCTGTGCGGGTTTGATCACGTCTTTCGGTACCTTTCCTCCTGCACTCTGCTAACAGTACCTGACCTGCTCCACACGTTCTACCTGCTGCAGCGGCTCGACACTCTGCTCCTGCTGTGTGAATATGCCATGCAGAGCCAGACTCAGAGCCAGGTCACAGGATGCACATTTTACTGTTAA